A single region of the Saprospiraceae bacterium genome encodes:
- a CDS encoding SusD/RagB family nutrient-binding outer membrane lipoprotein has protein sequence MKNSFFKYSAIILCLLFTFSCDDGFDELNTNEVDPTAIDPAFILNNAIIGLSFSGGPLIYDIGIVQQIISPNSGVITGANFNQDNRNSTEDMWIDYYRDVIKHTRDLIDQLEDKPGRSNLIQMGRIIQSYAFMVLTDTYGDIPYSDGGQGFTNQIVFPKYDAQQDIYPAIIQELKDAVSSLTAAGGTESSEVLYGGDIEKWKRLGNSLLLRAGMRLSKVDPGQAQQVVQSAFQAGLMQSNADNFVIKHDNNYRNGFGITLNGTEANNFYLVSSFVDYLKSTNDPRLSAIAVRYVGAASGPQQKPDIASNDPSLQIGMPMGHDNNSIGAVAANLGLASFYDFSQADRLRVAKVDAPMFLLTYAQTQLLLAEAASRGWVTGDAATFYNNGVRAHMEQMAEHDSGSAIPTAEIDDYLTKNPYNSANALEQINSQYWVASFMNSPEAFANFRRSGFPALAPNPFPGQDLTSEPFIRRLTYPSSEIGVNKENVDVAIGRMGPDILDTRVWWDKK, from the coding sequence ATGAAAAATAGTTTTTTTAAATATAGTGCGATCATCCTTTGTCTGTTGTTCACCTTTTCCTGTGATGATGGCTTTGATGAATTAAATACCAATGAGGTCGACCCTACTGCTATCGACCCCGCTTTTATCTTAAACAATGCCATTATCGGCCTCTCTTTTTCTGGTGGCCCGCTGATATACGACATTGGCATCGTTCAGCAAATTATTTCGCCCAACTCTGGGGTGATCACTGGCGCTAATTTCAACCAGGACAACCGCAATTCTACGGAAGATATGTGGATTGACTATTACCGTGATGTCATCAAACATACGAGAGACCTCATTGATCAATTAGAAGATAAGCCAGGAAGAAGCAACCTGATTCAAATGGGGCGCATCATCCAGTCTTATGCCTTTATGGTCTTAACTGATACCTACGGTGATATTCCCTACTCAGATGGTGGCCAAGGGTTTACCAATCAAATCGTTTTCCCGAAATATGACGCACAACAAGATATCTATCCTGCTATTATCCAAGAATTAAAGGATGCTGTGAGTAGTTTGACTGCCGCAGGTGGGACCGAATCAAGTGAGGTGCTTTATGGCGGAGATATCGAAAAATGGAAACGTTTGGGGAATTCGCTTTTACTCCGCGCTGGCATGCGTTTATCAAAAGTAGACCCTGGCCAGGCCCAACAGGTTGTTCAGAGTGCCTTTCAAGCGGGGCTTATGCAATCTAATGCCGATAATTTTGTCATAAAACATGACAATAACTACAGAAATGGGTTTGGTATTACCCTGAATGGTACAGAAGCCAATAACTTTTATCTGGTATCATCCTTTGTGGATTACCTCAAAAGCACCAATGATCCAAGGTTAAGTGCCATCGCGGTCAGGTACGTAGGTGCTGCTTCGGGCCCTCAACAGAAACCGGATATCGCCTCCAATGATCCTTCGCTGCAAATCGGAATGCCAATGGGACACGACAATAATTCCATCGGAGCGGTAGCCGCCAATTTAGGGCTGGCCAGTTTTTACGATTTTAGTCAAGCCGACCGATTGCGGGTAGCGAAAGTCGATGCGCCTATGTTTCTCCTTACCTATGCTCAAACGCAATTGTTATTGGCCGAAGCTGCCAGCAGAGGATGGGTTACAGGAGATGCCGCCACCTTCTACAACAATGGGGTCCGGGCGCACATGGAGCAAATGGCCGAACACGATTCTGGTTCGGCTATTCCTACCGCAGAGATAGACGATTACCTGACTAAAAACCCATATAATAGTGCTAATGCATTAGAACAGATCAATTCGCAATATTGGGTGGCTTCATTTATGAATAGCCCTGAAGCCTTTGCTAATTTCAGGAGAAGTGGTTTTCCTGCTTTAGCGCCCAATCCATTTCCCGGTCAAGATTTAACTAGTGAGCCCTTTATCAGAAGGCTGACCTACCCTTCCTCTGAAATTGGTGTCAACAAAGAAAATGTCGATGTTGCCATCGGTCGAATGGGGCCAGATATTTTAGATACCCGGGTTTGGTGGGATAAAAAGTAA
- a CDS encoding mandelate racemase/muconate lactonizing enzyme family protein: protein MNKPQNENRRSFIQKLGLGGLSLAGMSMTPIEDQLAYTTQKVNRYSGPSDLKITDMRIAEIGGVVFRTPIVRIYTNQGIIGHGDVRDGAAKEYALFLKSRLLGENPCNVERLFKIISQFGHHGRQGGGVSGVEMALWDLVGKAYNVPVYQLLGGKYRDQVRVYCDTTTSPDPQEYAKRMQARIDKGYTALKMDIGINLLRNIPGALINMPNEKFDPYKHEYRNYNLTKHPFTRVQITDKGIERLCEFLEVMRNQIGYEIPMGTDHWGHFGVNEAIKIARAVEKYNLAYIEDIIPWQFTDQWKEITMSTTTPTQTGEDIYMLYGGFKELIDKRAVDIVHPDPNTAGGILETKRIGDYASLNGVGFMLHHAAGPVSFLGSVHSAAATENFMWLEHHAVDNPRFEDLVTGIEKPIVQNGYVKVPEKPGIGVELNEDVVKEFIIEGQMMFAPTPEWNEIRAWDRLWS from the coding sequence ATGAATAAACCACAAAACGAAAACCGTCGCAGTTTTATCCAAAAACTAGGCCTAGGAGGTCTCAGTCTAGCAGGCATGTCTATGACGCCGATTGAAGACCAATTAGCCTACACAACCCAAAAAGTAAACAGGTATTCCGGCCCCTCCGATCTAAAAATAACGGATATGAGAATAGCCGAGATCGGTGGGGTCGTTTTTCGAACGCCCATTGTCCGTATTTATACAAACCAGGGCATCATTGGCCACGGAGATGTGCGTGATGGGGCAGCCAAGGAATATGCGCTGTTCTTGAAGAGTAGGTTGCTTGGGGAGAATCCTTGTAACGTAGAAAGGCTTTTCAAGATCATCAGCCAGTTTGGCCACCACGGACGCCAGGGAGGCGGTGTGTCAGGTGTAGAAATGGCCCTTTGGGATTTAGTGGGTAAGGCCTACAACGTGCCTGTTTACCAATTGCTTGGCGGTAAATACCGAGACCAGGTCAGGGTTTATTGTGATACCACCACTTCTCCCGATCCACAGGAATATGCCAAACGTATGCAGGCTCGGATTGATAAGGGGTATACGGCATTAAAGATGGATATTGGCATCAACCTGCTCAGAAACATTCCTGGTGCCCTCATCAATATGCCTAATGAAAAATTTGACCCCTACAAACATGAATACCGTAACTATAACCTGACCAAACACCCTTTCACCAGGGTACAGATTACCGATAAGGGTATTGAGCGCCTTTGTGAATTCCTAGAGGTGATGCGCAATCAAATCGGTTATGAAATCCCGATGGGAACCGATCACTGGGGGCATTTCGGGGTTAATGAAGCCATCAAGATTGCGCGTGCCGTAGAGAAATACAACCTGGCCTATATTGAGGATATTATCCCCTGGCAGTTTACGGACCAATGGAAGGAAATCACCATGTCGACCACCACGCCCACCCAAACGGGTGAAGACATCTATATGTTGTATGGTGGATTTAAAGAATTGATAGATAAGCGCGCCGTTGACATCGTTCACCCCGATCCGAATACGGCCGGAGGCATCTTGGAAACCAAGCGGATAGGCGATTATGCGTCTTTGAATGGTGTCGGATTTATGCTTCACCATGCAGCGGGTCCGGTCTCCTTCCTTGGGTCAGTCCACAGCGCCGCCGCTACCGAAAACTTCATGTGGCTGGAACACCATGCCGTCGACAACCCTAGATTTGAAGACCTGGTGACCGGTATCGAAAAGCCGATCGTCCAGAATGGCTATGTCAAGGTGCCCGAAAAACCAGGGATCGGAGTAGAACTCAATGAGGATGTCGTGAAGGAATTCATTATTGAAGGACAAATGATGTTTGCGCCTACTCCAGAGTGGAATGAAATTCGTGCTTGGGACAGGTTGTGGAGTTAA
- a CDS encoding DNA alkylation repair protein: protein MSKICVIYGILRQMTSITKKGDLKITLDFCLEQYRAKGMSAFISAFQSNILACKIRFPLLEYCAEEMYVSFEDEVHIAICDRIAPLKTIGGNVILGILLKKRLANHFEESISKAADYIVVGDEWFCSDIIGERVQGNAILLYPKKALPALWALAKHDSNWVVRSIGAACHLATKRGLKKTVAINVFELLLHLGGSKDYQIQRGIGWAAKTMAKFHPDIITQYSEKIQAEDIGNWFRRKVNIGLERYRYGQGEGG, encoded by the coding sequence TTGTCTAAGATTTGCGTTATTTATGGTATTTTGCGTCAAATGACAAGCATCACTAAAAAAGGGGATCTAAAAATAACACTCGATTTTTGTCTGGAACAATATCGCGCTAAGGGGATGTCTGCTTTTATTTCAGCTTTCCAAAGCAACATATTGGCTTGCAAAATCAGGTTTCCACTATTGGAGTATTGTGCTGAAGAAATGTATGTTAGTTTTGAGGACGAGGTGCATATTGCTATTTGTGATCGAATTGCGCCCTTAAAAACGATAGGCGGAAATGTCATTTTGGGTATACTCCTCAAAAAACGATTGGCCAATCATTTTGAAGAATCCATTTCAAAAGCAGCAGACTATATTGTAGTCGGTGATGAATGGTTTTGCAGTGATATCATTGGAGAACGCGTGCAGGGGAATGCCATTCTTTTGTATCCGAAAAAAGCCTTGCCTGCTTTATGGGCACTAGCCAAACATGACAGCAACTGGGTCGTTCGATCGATCGGCGCAGCTTGTCATTTGGCGACTAAAAGAGGCTTGAAAAAAACGGTCGCTATCAATGTATTTGAACTATTACTACACCTTGGAGGTAGCAAAGATTATCAAATACAGCGAGGGATTGGTTGGGCGGCTAAAACTATGGCCAAATTTCATCCTGACATCATCACGCAGTACTCGGAAAAAATTCAGGCCGAAGACATCGGAAATTGGTTTAGGCGAAAGGTAAATATTGGTTTAGAAAGATATCGGTATGGCCAAGGAGAGGGAGGTTAA
- a CDS encoding radical SAM protein, producing MNKTKKRDTWFLDDYTLNMYSGCSFNCLYCYIRGSKYGTHMERNLGVKTNAIALLDKQLAARAKKKQYGIIVVSSATDPYLQFEETYQLTKQALEIIAKHRFPVHIITKSDLVIRDFDILEEIDQTAILPDDLQNQLGRGTIITFSFSTIDEGIGQIFEPGAPSPLIRLRALKAAKERNFLSGVSMMPLIPYVSDTGAHLEEMFASFKTHGADYIFPATLTLFGNQAADSRPLVFRAIEKHYPHLLPKYQKIFQNSHELPRYYRDAFYRKMKELGQKYGIRDRII from the coding sequence TTGAATAAAACCAAAAAAAGGGATACCTGGTTTTTGGACGACTATACCCTCAACATGTATAGTGGCTGTTCCTTTAACTGCCTTTATTGTTACATTCGGGGCAGCAAGTATGGTACTCATATGGAGCGAAACCTGGGGGTCAAAACGAACGCCATTGCCCTACTCGATAAGCAATTGGCTGCCAGGGCGAAAAAAAAGCAATATGGCATCATTGTCGTATCTTCTGCTACCGATCCGTATCTTCAATTTGAGGAAACCTATCAATTGACCAAACAAGCCTTGGAGATCATTGCCAAGCATCGCTTTCCTGTTCATATCATTACCAAATCCGATTTGGTGATCAGAGATTTTGATATCCTCGAAGAGATTGATCAAACCGCCATCTTGCCTGATGACCTCCAAAATCAATTGGGGCGAGGGACCATCATCACTTTTTCTTTTTCCACTATAGATGAAGGCATTGGACAGATTTTCGAGCCGGGAGCTCCCAGCCCCCTCATCAGGCTCCGGGCACTCAAGGCCGCCAAGGAGCGCAATTTCCTTAGCGGTGTCAGCATGATGCCACTGATTCCTTATGTTTCGGACACGGGCGCACATTTGGAGGAAATGTTTGCTTCATTTAAAACGCACGGCGCAGATTATATCTTCCCAGCTACCCTTACCTTATTTGGCAACCAGGCGGCAGATAGTCGCCCCCTGGTGTTTAGAGCCATCGAAAAGCATTATCCTCACTTATTGCCCAAATACCAAAAGATTTTTCAGAATAGCCATGAATTACCACGGTATTACCGAGACGCTTTTTATCGCAAAATGAAAGAATTGGGGCAAAAATACGGTATTAGGGATAGGATTATTTAG
- a CDS encoding TfoX/Sxy family protein yields MASDKEFAAFVLDQIEHPSEITVKKMFGEYGVFSDKKIFALICDNKLFIKPTKGGRDFIQNPVEAPPYPGAKPCFLIEDKLEDREWLSHLVDITIKELPAPKPKKKKTK; encoded by the coding sequence ATGGCATCAGATAAAGAATTTGCAGCTTTCGTTTTGGACCAAATTGAACATCCTAGTGAAATCACTGTCAAAAAAATGTTTGGAGAATATGGGGTATTCTCGGATAAGAAAATCTTTGCATTGATCTGCGATAATAAATTATTCATCAAACCCACGAAAGGGGGGAGAGATTTTATTCAAAATCCGGTCGAAGCGCCTCCTTACCCAGGAGCCAAACCCTGTTTTCTGATAGAAGATAAACTGGAAGACCGGGAATGGCTGAGTCATTTGGTGGACATTACCATCAAAGAACTTCCTGCGCCCAAGCCCAAGAAGAAGAAAACAAAATAA
- a CDS encoding helix-turn-helix domain-containing protein — protein MKFRKYIPTKLNSLVFSIFERKVDIPLKVQFLPDNTISLIFYIGEKIESAKGKKVNSKVFNPTETFCFITGLHTESLHFDMEGLHSIGLNMHPSAIKAFWGIPVEEFQDVVTDWEMTGDLAYIEDQIRTLQTFQERALWLENYFFNKLNQVDLSLALQLNKMTRRLEQDVLMGKRPDIEAYSGYSKMHTHRLFKDWMGLTPGKLLRYKQFLRAIDLMHQSEQNLTQIGYECGFYDQSHFIRVFEEFAQMTPGKYQKNKSPLPGILLW, from the coding sequence ATGAAATTCAGAAAATACATACCAACCAAACTTAACAGCCTTGTATTTTCCATTTTTGAAAGGAAAGTTGACATTCCTTTAAAGGTACAGTTCCTCCCTGATAATACGATTTCTTTGATCTTTTATATTGGCGAAAAAATAGAAAGCGCCAAAGGAAAAAAGGTCAATTCTAAAGTTTTTAACCCAACCGAGACCTTTTGTTTTATTACCGGTTTGCATACCGAGTCACTTCATTTTGACATGGAGGGGCTTCACTCGATTGGACTAAATATGCACCCTTCAGCCATAAAAGCTTTTTGGGGTATACCCGTCGAAGAATTTCAGGACGTAGTGACGGATTGGGAAATGACGGGCGACCTGGCGTATATCGAAGACCAAATTAGGACTTTACAAACCTTTCAGGAAAGAGCATTGTGGCTCGAAAACTATTTTTTCAATAAACTCAATCAGGTTGATTTATCGCTTGCGCTACAATTAAACAAAATGACGCGTCGCCTTGAGCAAGATGTGCTTATGGGGAAACGTCCTGATATAGAAGCCTATTCCGGTTACAGTAAAATGCATACCCATCGACTTTTTAAAGATTGGATGGGGCTTACACCTGGAAAACTATTGCGCTACAAGCAATTCCTCCGAGCGATTGATCTGATGCACCAATCTGAGCAAAACCTCACGCAAATTGGGTATGAATGTGGCTTTTATGACCAGTCGCATTTCATAAGGGTCTTTGAAGAATTTGCCCAAATGACACCGGGCAAGTATCAAAAAAATAAATCTCCACTTCCTGGCATCCTGCTTTGGTAG
- a CDS encoding rhodanese-like domain-containing protein, protein MNTNLKSLLEAASQTIPSCTVADAQPLLGSHDVIFVDVRDQQEVLTDGKLPGSVNISRGMLEFAIDPQSPYYQPLFWSDKRLIFYCKSGGRSALAAQRAKEMGVQNILNMTGGLLEWKKAEAPIQYA, encoded by the coding sequence ATGAATACGAACTTAAAATCTCTTTTGGAAGCAGCCAGTCAAACTATTCCATCCTGCACGGTAGCTGATGCGCAACCCCTGCTAGGAAGCCACGATGTCATTTTTGTGGATGTGCGAGATCAACAAGAAGTGCTGACGGATGGAAAATTACCCGGCTCCGTCAATATTTCCCGAGGTATGCTCGAATTTGCTATTGACCCTCAAAGCCCTTACTACCAACCCCTATTTTGGAGTGACAAACGACTGATTTTTTATTGTAAAAGTGGTGGGCGCTCTGCACTAGCAGCACAAAGAGCAAAAGAAATGGGAGTGCAAAATATATTAAATATGACTGGGGGGCTACTGGAATGGAAAAAAGCGGAAGCGCCTATCCAATACGCTTAG
- a CDS encoding AraC family transcriptional regulator, with protein MTSLTLVEYNCPIEQEILPVWTPHDVLVYCLSGKKTWITCDQSATITKGQSLFITKGAQIVQQSFEDKFCLLMVFIKERFKEIIQLQKVLDTQMVSYPYFTLCPVENNPALLTYYQSILSLLTQTVKPSLHLMEIKMLEMVHLLAQQPSNLPILQYLYAKVSDQEDCLQKVMLHNYMYNLQLADYAQLCNRSLASFKRDFTKCFQVSPGKWLTEQRMLWAARLLKNTQYPISQVAFDSGYEDPSHFTRLFKKHFKQSPGTYRQQVQSL; from the coding sequence ATGACGTCCTTGACACTGGTCGAGTACAATTGCCCAATCGAGCAAGAAATACTGCCTGTATGGACGCCACATGATGTATTGGTCTATTGTCTGAGTGGCAAAAAAACCTGGATTACATGCGATCAGTCAGCTACAATAACAAAAGGGCAGTCTCTTTTTATTACCAAAGGAGCACAGATTGTACAACAATCCTTCGAAGATAAATTTTGTTTGTTAATGGTGTTTATCAAAGAGCGATTCAAAGAAATAATTCAACTTCAAAAAGTTTTGGATACACAGATGGTCAGCTATCCCTATTTTACTCTTTGCCCTGTTGAGAATAACCCTGCTCTTCTTACCTATTATCAATCTATCCTATCCTTACTTACGCAAACGGTGAAACCATCACTGCACCTCATGGAGATAAAAATGCTGGAAATGGTACATCTATTAGCACAGCAACCATCTAATTTGCCCATATTACAATACCTGTATGCCAAGGTTTCAGATCAGGAAGACTGTCTACAAAAGGTAATGTTGCATAATTATATGTATAACCTTCAACTAGCTGATTATGCGCAATTGTGCAATCGTAGCCTTGCAAGTTTTAAAAGGGATTTTACCAAATGCTTTCAGGTGTCTCCCGGTAAATGGCTTACCGAACAACGCATGCTATGGGCAGCAAGATTACTGAAAAACACCCAGTATCCGATTAGCCAGGTAGCATTTGATAGTGGTTATGAAGACCCTTCCCACTTCACTCGTCTTTTCAAAAAACACTTCAAACAGTCACCTGGAACCTACCGCCAACAGGTTCAGTCACTTTGA
- a CDS encoding GMC family oxidoreductase, which yields MSTNTSHHFDAIVIGAGMTGGWAAKEFCDKGLKTLLLERGRNVEHIKDYPTTNMQPWEFKHRGQIPFAIQEKNPVVSRCYAFKEDAMHFFVKDTEHPYGQVKPFDWIRGYQVGGKSIMWARQVQRWSDYDFEGPARDGFAVDWPIRYKDLADWYTYVERFVGVTGNKDGLDVLPDGDFLKAWETNCVEDYFKTFVKDNYKDRHVIYGRAAHITEDRPIFKEQGRGLCQSRRICQRGCPYGGYFNANSTLIPWALRTGNLTLRPHAVVHSIMYDDKTQKATGVRVIDAQTKETTAYFANIIFVNAAALNTNLILLNSVSDRFPNGLGNDNGLLGKYVAFHNYRARISATHEGHIGFKTEGAKATSSYIPRFRNVYRQETDFLRGYAAGFSAGRSKMVNRDGFGDDLRENLLSTKDYGPWRVGSHMMGETIPKESNTVSLDKEKVDDWGIPILNINIDYDDNDEKMVQDFKEQFTEMYEKAGFTNISTSDSKQAPGLDIHEMGGVRMGHDPKTSLLNKWNQLHACPNVFVTDGACMTSTSTQNPSLTYMALTARAANYAMEQLKKGEI from the coding sequence ATGTCGACAAATACGTCTCATCATTTCGACGCCATCGTTATTGGCGCAGGGATGACTGGCGGCTGGGCTGCCAAAGAATTTTGTGATAAAGGATTGAAAACCCTGTTGTTAGAGAGGGGCCGGAATGTAGAACATATCAAAGATTATCCAACCACAAATATGCAACCCTGGGAGTTCAAACACCGGGGGCAAATCCCTTTTGCGATCCAAGAAAAAAATCCCGTCGTCAGTCGCTGTTATGCTTTCAAAGAGGATGCCATGCACTTTTTTGTAAAAGACACCGAACATCCCTACGGACAGGTTAAGCCTTTTGACTGGATAAGAGGCTATCAGGTGGGGGGCAAATCCATTATGTGGGCCAGGCAGGTACAGCGTTGGAGTGATTACGATTTTGAAGGACCAGCCAGAGATGGTTTTGCGGTGGACTGGCCCATTCGCTATAAAGACTTAGCTGATTGGTATACCTATGTGGAGCGATTCGTAGGGGTAACGGGCAATAAGGATGGCTTGGATGTTTTGCCCGATGGTGATTTCCTTAAAGCCTGGGAAACCAACTGCGTAGAAGATTATTTCAAGACTTTTGTCAAAGATAATTATAAAGATAGGCATGTTATTTACGGCCGCGCTGCCCATATCACAGAAGATCGCCCTATATTTAAAGAGCAGGGTAGAGGCCTATGCCAAAGTCGGCGAATTTGTCAACGTGGTTGCCCTTATGGCGGCTATTTTAATGCCAATTCCACGTTGATTCCCTGGGCGCTCCGTACGGGTAATTTGACCTTGCGCCCTCATGCTGTCGTGCATTCCATTATGTATGATGATAAAACCCAAAAGGCGACTGGCGTGCGGGTTATAGATGCTCAAACCAAAGAAACAACAGCATATTTTGCCAATATCATTTTTGTGAATGCAGCGGCTTTAAATACCAATTTGATATTACTCAACTCTGTTTCCGACCGATTCCCGAATGGGCTTGGTAATGACAATGGCTTACTGGGCAAATATGTAGCTTTTCACAACTATCGCGCCAGGATCAGCGCTACCCATGAAGGGCATATCGGGTTCAAGACCGAGGGGGCTAAGGCTACCAGTTCTTATATCCCCAGGTTCAGAAATGTTTACCGGCAAGAAACGGACTTCTTGAGGGGATATGCGGCTGGGTTTAGTGCCGGGCGGAGCAAGATGGTTAACCGAGATGGTTTCGGGGATGATTTGAGGGAAAACCTTTTAAGTACTAAAGACTATGGCCCCTGGCGAGTGGGGTCTCACATGATGGGTGAAACCATTCCGAAGGAAAGTAATACGGTCAGCCTTGACAAAGAAAAAGTGGACGATTGGGGTATTCCAATACTCAACATCAATATCGACTATGACGATAATGACGAAAAGATGGTTCAGGATTTCAAGGAGCAATTTACGGAAATGTACGAAAAAGCGGGTTTCACAAACATAAGTACCTCGGATTCCAAACAGGCGCCTGGCTTGGATATACACGAAATGGGTGGCGTCCGGATGGGCCATGATCCCAAAACGTCTTTGCTCAATAAATGGAATCAGTTGCATGCATGCCCTAATGTTTTTGTGACCGATGGTGCTTGTATGACCTCTACGTCTACCCAGAATCCATCCTTGACTTATATGGCCTTGACAGCCAGGGCAGCAAATTATGCGATGGAGCAATTAAAGAAGGGGGAGATATAG
- a CDS encoding gluconate 2-dehydrogenase subunit 3 family protein → MKRRQALQNIVVISSGVALLPACDFEQVPVYKNIPLERKQWRMLEWLTDAILPKGELEISAPESTADFVLTMVNDCYDPADVKKYVEGLQGFEQYLTETVGSSFKRLDEAQKTQLLAALSESETTPENIKYLYNTTRRLAQQHFTSTEYFLKNYLDYEFVPGRYIGCVAL, encoded by the coding sequence ATGAAAAGAAGACAAGCGCTGCAAAATATAGTTGTCATTTCATCAGGCGTTGCCTTGTTGCCCGCCTGTGATTTTGAGCAGGTGCCCGTTTATAAAAATATTCCCTTGGAGCGAAAACAATGGCGGATGCTGGAGTGGCTAACAGATGCCATCTTGCCCAAAGGAGAATTGGAGATCAGCGCACCCGAGTCGACGGCTGACTTTGTTTTGACCATGGTCAATGATTGTTACGATCCAGCCGATGTGAAAAAGTATGTGGAGGGTTTACAAGGTTTTGAGCAATATTTGACCGAAACAGTTGGCTCTAGCTTCAAGCGCCTTGATGAGGCACAAAAAACGCAGCTATTGGCGGCATTAAGCGAATCGGAAACAACACCCGAAAACATCAAATACCTCTACAATACTACCCGACGACTGGCGCAACAACATTTTACTTCTACAGAATATTTTCTGAAAAACTACCTGGATTACGAGTTTGTCCCTGGTAGATACATTGGCTGTGTTGCCTTATAA
- a CDS encoding sulfatase, giving the protein MKNTNQRKAILFATTLVGISLFSCQPKDKPSAPAPPNVLFILADDLGYHDLSCMGSKYYETPHIDKIAKDGMVFTNGYAACQVCSPSRASIMSGKTPARHGITDWIGAATGEDWRKAGRFNQLLPPEYVRQLPAEYTILPEAMKASGYKTFFAGKWHLGAEGSWPTDHGFDINKGGWDKGSPIGGYFSPWENPNLENLEAGENLSMRLAKETANFIQANKDTSFFAFLSFYAVHGPIQTTQEKWAKYRQKAEEMGIAEKGFEMGHFLPIRQVQDNPVYAGLVEAMDDAVGVVLAALEAAGLAENTIVIFTSDNGGVAAGDAFATSNLPLRAGKGYQFEGGIREPFFIKVPGLTDGGKSVDAPVNGTDFYPTILDLIGADLRPQDHTDGVSLRPLLEGGNIAERFLVWHYPHYGNQGGEPSSIIREGDWKLIHYYEDGREELYNLKTDLKETTDVASEHPDIAKQLNEKLFAYLNEVGARFPSKDPDYKAELEKQYLEKIVKERWPRLEEQRLLFLSKDYDPGNDWWGSKVTKD; this is encoded by the coding sequence ATGAAAAACACGAACCAGCGAAAAGCCATTCTTTTTGCGACTACGCTAGTTGGCATTTCCCTTTTTTCTTGTCAACCCAAAGATAAGCCATCAGCCCCCGCGCCTCCGAATGTTTTATTCATCTTAGCGGATGATTTAGGATACCATGACCTTAGTTGTATGGGGAGCAAGTATTATGAAACACCTCATATTGACAAGATCGCCAAGGATGGTATGGTGTTCACCAATGGATACGCCGCTTGTCAGGTTTGCAGCCCTTCCCGAGCTAGTATTATGAGTGGAAAAACACCTGCCCGACACGGCATTACGGATTGGATTGGTGCTGCTACTGGCGAAGATTGGCGAAAAGCTGGCCGGTTCAATCAACTATTGCCTCCTGAATATGTCCGCCAGTTACCTGCTGAGTATACTATTTTACCCGAGGCGATGAAGGCTAGTGGCTATAAAACATTCTTTGCAGGCAAATGGCATTTGGGAGCGGAAGGATCCTGGCCTACCGACCATGGATTTGACATCAATAAAGGCGGTTGGGATAAGGGAAGCCCTATTGGTGGCTATTTCTCACCTTGGGAAAATCCCAATCTGGAAAACCTTGAAGCAGGCGAAAACCTATCCATGCGTTTAGCCAAAGAGACGGCGAATTTCATTCAGGCCAATAAAGACACTTCCTTTTTTGCTTTTCTATCATTTTATGCTGTTCATGGGCCTATCCAGACAACCCAGGAAAAATGGGCAAAATACCGCCAAAAGGCGGAAGAAATGGGTATTGCTGAGAAGGGCTTTGAAATGGGCCATTTCCTCCCCATTCGCCAGGTACAGGACAACCCTGTCTATGCTGGATTAGTAGAAGCGATGGACGATGCAGTGGGCGTGGTTTTGGCTGCACTAGAGGCAGCGGGCCTGGCTGAAAACACAATTGTGATTTTTACCTCTGATAACGGCGGCGTGGCGGCAGGCGATGCCTTTGCTACCTCCAATCTGCCCCTGCGGGCCGGAAAAGGCTACCAGTTTGAAGGCGGTATCAGAGAGCCTTTTTTTATAAAGGTCCCAGGTCTGACAGATGGTGGCAAATCGGTGGATGCTCCTGTGAATGGAACAGATTTTTATCCAACTATTTTGGATTTGATTGGTGCCGATTTACGGCCACAAGACCATACCGATGGTGTTAGTTTACGACCACTATTGGAAGGAGGAAATATTGCAGAACGATTTTTGGTATGGCATTATCCTCACTACGGTAACCAGGGTGGAGAACCTTCCTCGATTATTCGGGAAGGGGACTGGAAATTGATTCATTATTACGAAGATGGCCGGGAGGAGTTGTACAACCTAAAAACCGACCTGAAAGAGACGACCGATGTAGCTAGCGAACATCCAGATATAGCTAAACAATTGAATGAAAAGCTCTTTGCTTACTTAAATGAAGTAGGCGCCAGGTTTCCGAGCAAAGACCCAGACTATAAGGCCGAATTGGAAAAGCAATATTTGGAAAAAATAGTAAAGGAACGCTGGCCACGACTGGAAGAGCAACGCCTGCTGTTTTTATCAAAAGATTATGACCCTGGAAATGACTGGTGGGGAAGCAAGGTGACAAAAGATTAG